The Mercenaria mercenaria strain notata chromosome 10, MADL_Memer_1, whole genome shotgun sequence genome contains a region encoding:
- the LOC123560250 gene encoding mesotocin receptor-like, whose product MCNMESDDLKARNENTTCRHRSLYNNTEDDHVIAFWSGESLHKIAPMLFVMLTTIVGNLVLIVSLTNRRTRRRKRVNVFIVNLAIADLTVAFITMTTELLEAVFKQWILGAFLCKLLLYLQVVTLSSTTFLLTGMSIDRYQVIVRPLKSLAQRPKIKAKVVMAWLSAFVFAIPQVFIFVQVEVFSETKQTYVHYCKSAGYSAEWQRKFYFTFLTFYILLLPAGIMTFCYSAIARVIWNRGEHNQDTALSTFVGNRVESPRMSMKTKVIMASRRKVVFMTLSVIIAYIVCLTPYFIISLIRIYSHYTLDLRNALTVSQIIFMLHSALNPILYGLFTLRTAHMSLCYSFVLCRKPGRKNHQRSIIKTPHLVSLRKRIFFRRRNNEETSVIIAHHAAKEESSFKLRHRQNGKYITTFNSNYRGFDTNLTPYKWTPRKVNGGQTNLDHKNYSVDSDTISSEI is encoded by the coding sequence atgtgcaatatgGAAAGCGATGACCTGAAAGCAAGAAATGAAAACACAACATGTAGACATCGTTCGTTATATAACAATACAGAAGATGATCACGTGATTGCATTTTGGAGTGGTGAATCTTTGCATAAAATAGCGCCAATGTTGTTTGTCATGCTGACAACTATTGTAGGAAATCTTGTTCTGATAGTGTCATTGACAAACAGAAGAACTAGACGGCGTAAACGTGTAAATGTATTTATCGTTAATCTTGCAATCGCTGACCTTACGGTTGCATTTATAACAATGACGACTGAACTTCTTGAAGCAGTATTTAAACAGTGGATTTTAGGTGCATTCTTGTGTAAGTTACTGCTCTATCTTCAAGTTGTCACTTTATCTAGTACAACATTTCTACTAACAGGTATGAGTATTGACCGATATCAAGTCATTGTGCGACCTTTAAAGTCATTAGCGCAACGGCCTAAGATTAAGGCAAAAGTTGTGATGGCATGGTTAAGTGCTTTTGTGTTTGCCATTCCTcaggttttcatttttgttcaggTGGAAGTCTTCAGTGagacaaaacaaacatatgtgCATTATTGTAAAAGTGCGGGATATAGCGCTGAATGGCAAAGGAAATTTTATTTTACGTTCCTAACTTTTTATATTCTTTTGCTTCCCGCTGGAATAATGACATTTTGTTATAGTGCAATTGCGAGAGTTATCTGGAATAGAGGAGAACACAATCAAGACACGGCTTTGTCAACTTTCGTTGGTAATCGTGTTGAATCACCGCGAATGTCAatgaaaacaaaagtaataatgGCATCTAGAAGAAAAGTTGTTTTCATGACTCTGTCGGTTATTATCGCTTATATTGTATGCTTGACACCGTATTTCATTATCTCTTTGATACGAATATACAGCCACTATACGCTGGATCTAAGAAATGCATTAACCGTATCACAAATAATATTCATGCTTCACTCTGCCTTAAATCCAATTTTGTATGGTTTGTTTACATTACGAACTGCTCATATGTCATTGTGCTATTCATTTGTTCTCTGTAGAAAGCCCGGCAGAAAAAATCACCAAAGAAGTATTATTAAAACACCTCATTTAGTTTCGCTACGGAAACGAATTTTCTTCCGACGCAGAAACAATGAAGAAACTAGTGTTATTATTGCTCATCATGCTGCAAAAGAAGAAAGCAGTTTCAAGTTGCGACACCGtcaaaatggaaaatatattaCAACTTTTAATTCAAATTATAGAGGATTTGACACGAACTTGACGCCGTACAAATGGACCCCTAGAAAAGTTAATGGTGGGCAAACTAATTTAGATCATAAAAATTATTCAGTCGACAGCGATACAATATCTTCAGAAATATGA